One genomic segment of Peromyscus leucopus breed LL Stock chromosome 23, UCI_PerLeu_2.1, whole genome shotgun sequence includes these proteins:
- the LOC114684381 gene encoding vomeronasal type-2 receptor 116-like: MMFSWIFLFLLLQALVPFYSYDAFQCNSKALRPFHSDGNVTIAALFSLFYYYCMDIYDSRCEDEKPIEFKLRSYQFSLAFIFAIQEINRNTHILPNTSLGFELYNVKNNHRHIMQETLLFLTGMGINVPNYTCRRENKSAVLLTGTSWETSIQIGRLLNLYKYPQITFGRFDTILSDRGQFSSLYQTAPRDTFLSHGIAILMVHFSWTWVGLVLIDDHNAAEILSNLRGEMDRNRVCVAFVEMIPFNWMYSEFKSRTVHPQILKSSANVVIIYDVTKSLYAIIIYISIHSSAWKVWIIKSQWDVTTDVPYFIFDPFHGSLIFAQHHAEISDFRKFIQTYKPSKYPGDHILALLWNTYFNCSFSGPDCKSLVNCLPNASLEMLPGNALEMDMSEESYNVYNSVYAVAHSLHEMTVKRVEIHHHSNGAVNTYPWELHPYLKNIHFKNGAGKLMVLDSQRRLDAEYDILNLWNFPDGLRQKIKVGTFSPNAPQDQELFLSDHMIQWGIRFAELPHSVCSESCVPGFRKSPQEGKAACCYDCTRCPDNEISNETVDVDHCVRCPESQYANTEQNECLQKAVTFLSYEDPLGMTLTYLALGFSALTTGVLGVFLKYRHTPIVKANNQTLSYILLINLIFCFLCPLLFIGHPNTAMCILQQYTFAVLFTVAHSTVLAKTVTVVLAFKITLPGRLIRWIMISRSTNLIIPVCTLIQLVLCGIWVSTSPPFIDSDAYSEHGHIIILCNKGSTLAFHSVLAYLCSMALGSYTMAYLSRNLPDTFNEAKFISFSMLVFFSVWVTFLPVYHSTKGKITVAMEVFSILASSAGLLGCIFVPKCHIILFRPHRNVLHHIRNKGHFKGKVNFTA, translated from the exons ATGATGTtctcttggatttttcttttcttgctcctgcAGGCTCTTGTTCCTTTTTACTCCTATGATGCTTTTCAGTGCAATTCCAAAGCACTACGTCCTTTCCATAGTGATGGGAATGTGACGATTGCTGcacttttttcacttttttattattactgcATGGATATATATGATTCTAGATGTGAAGATGAAAAGCCAATAGA gttcaaATTGAGGAGCTACCAGTTTTCTTTGGCCTTCATATTTGCCATTCAGGAGATCAACAGGAACACTCATATCTTACCCAACACATCTCTAGGATTTGAGCTATATAATGTCAAAAACAATCACCGGCATATTATGCAGGAAACTTTACTTTTCCTCACAGGAATGGGAATAAATGTCCCCAATTACACATGCAGAAGGGAAAACAAGTCTGCTGTTTTACTTACAGGAACATCATGGGAAACATCTATACAAATTGGGAGACTACTAAATCTTTACAAATATCCACAG aTTACTTTTGGACGATTTGACACTATCCTAAGTGACAGAGGCcaattttcttctctctaccaGACAGCACCCAGGGACACTTTTCTGTCACACGGCATTGCGATTTTGATGGTTCATTTCAGCTGGACCTGGGTGGGACTGGTTCTCATAGATGACCACAATGCAGCTGAGATTCTATCCAACTTGAGAGGAGAGATGGATAGAAACAGAGTGTGTGTAGCTTTTGTAGAAATGATTCCATTCAACTGGATGTACTCTGAATTTAAATCCAGAACAGTGCATCCACAGATCCTGAAATCATCTGCAAATGTGGTTATCATTTACGATGTCACTAAATCTTTATAtgctataataatatatataagtatacattCAAGTGCTTGGAAAGTCTGGATCATTAAGTCACAATGGGATGTAACTACTGATGTTCCTTATTTCATATTTGATCCATTCCATGGTAGTCTCATTTTTGCACAACACCATGCTGAGATTTCTGATTTTAGGAAGTTTATCCAGACATACAAGCCTTCCAAATATCCGGGAGATCATATCCTTGCTCTTCTTTGGAACACATATTTCAATTGCTCTTTTTCTGGACCTGATTGTAAAAGTTTGGTTAACTGTCTCCCCAATGCTTCTTTGGAAATGTTGCCTGGAAATGCTTTGGAAATGGACATGAGCGAAGAGAGTTACAATGTATATAATTCTGTATATGCTGTGGCTCACAGTCTCCATGAGATGACTGTCAAAAGAGTAGAAATCCACCATCATAGCAATGGAGCGGTAAATACCTACCCTTGGGAG CTACATCCTTATCTCAAGAATATCCATTTcaaaaatggtgctggaaaaCTTATGGTTTTGGATTCACAAAGGAGATTAGATGCAGAATATGATATTCTCAACCTCTGGAATTTTCCAGATGGTCTCAGACAAAAGATAAAAGTTGGAACATTTTCTCCAAATGCTCCACAGGACCAAGAACTGTTTCTGTCTGACCATATGATACAGTGGGGTATAAGATTTGCAGAG CTTCCTCACTCTGTGTGCAGTGAGAGCTGTGTTCCTGGATTCAGGAAATCACCCCAGGAGGGCAAGGCTGCCTGCTGCTATGATTGCACTCGTTGTCCAGACAATGAGATTTCCAATGAGACAG TAGATGTGGATCATTGTGTGAGGTGTCCAGAAAGTCAATATGCAAACACAGAGCAGAATGAATGCCTCCAGAAAGCAGTGACTTTTTTGTCTTATGAAGACCCTTTGGGGATGACACTCACCTACTTGGCCCTGGGCTTCTCTGCCCTAACAACTGGTGTTCTTGGTGTCTTTCTAAAGTACCGCCACACTCCCATTGTCAAGGCCAACAATCAGACTCTCTCTTACATCCTGCTCATCAATCTgatcttctgttttctctgtccatTACTCTTCATTGGCCATCCCAACACAGCAATGTGTATCCTGCAGCAATACACATTTGCAGTATTGTTCACAGTGGCTCACTCCACAGTCTTAGCCAAAACTGTTACTGTGGTTCTGGCTTTCAAGATCACATTGCCAGGGAGACTGATAAGGTGGATAATGATATCCAGGTCTACTAATCTTATCATTCCTGTCTGCACTCTTATCCAACTTGTGCTCTGTGGAATTTGGGTGAGCACCTCTCCTCCATTTATTGACTCAGATGCTTACTCTGAACATGGACACATAATTATTCTATGCAACAAGGGCTCCACTCTTGCCTTCCATTCTGTCCTGGCATACCTCTGCTCCATGGCACTTGGGAGCTACACTATGGCTTACCTGTCCAGGAACCTGCCTGACACATTTAATGAAGCCAAGTTCATCAGTTTCAGCATGTTGGTGTTCTTCAGTGTGTGGGtcaccttccttcctgtctaccacagcaccaagggGAAAATCACTGTGGCCATGGAAGTCTTCTCTATTTTGGCTTCCAGTGCAGGTCTCCTAGGTTGCATCTTTGTCCCCAAGTGCCATATTATTTTGTTCAGACCACATAGAAATGTGCTTCATCATATTAGGAACAAaggacattttaaaggaaaagtcaaTTTTACAGCATAg